GAGGTGATGTCATACAACCGCTGCTCGTCCTCCAGGTGCGAGTAGTCAAACGGGAAAGGCGCGCGGTCGAGCCGGTATTGCGGACGCATGCGCGAGAGCATGAACATCCATCGCCCGGCCAGCGCGTCGTCCGCGTCTATATAAACCGGATGATGCTCCATCAACGAGCGAAACACCGAGGCCCAGGCGCGCGCGCCCTGGAAGGTGTCGCCACGGTCCGCCCCCGGCGGCTGCCATGAAAAATCCGGCGGCGGCAAGACATAGCCGTAGTCGTCCTCGTCCTGCGCGCCCTTGCGGTCAAGTTTTGCGCGGGTCTGCGCCAGTTTCCGCTCACGCAAGCGAGCCAGTTGTGTGCTGTATTTCATAATTCTCCGGTTTTCCATTGATATATATTTTTATATTATTCGCCTGCGCGCGGGCCGCATGGACGAGCCGGCGCAGAGTCTGGCCCGATGGCGGTTGAAACACCGGCGCGGTGCGTCCGAGAGCCTCATATTTGCCCGCGCCAAGCGGGTGATAGGGCAGAAATTCGTAATACAAAAGGTTATCCAGCCGCCCGAGCGCGCGGGCGATGGGAACGATTTCATCCTCGCTGTCGTTGATGCCCGCGACCAGCGGCGTGCGGGCGATGAGCGGTTTACCGCACCGGTTGAGCCGCCCGAGGTTCTCCCACAGCAGACGGTTCGACACGCCGGTATGGCGGCGGTGTTTTTCCGCATCCGCCAGCTTCAGGTCGAACATGATCAGGTCGAGTTCGCCGAGCAGCGGCTCGATGCGCGACCAAGGATAACAAAGGGTCGTCTCGATCGCGGTGCGGATGCCCTCGCGTTTGCAGGCATGGAGAATCCCGCGCGCAAATTCCGGCTGCATCATCGGCTCCCCGCCCGAAAGCGTCACGCCACCTTCCTCGCGATAAAACGCGCGATCCTCCAATAGCTCCGCCATCACGTCCGCAACCTCCATGCGGCGTCCCGCCACTTGCAGGCTGGACGCCGGGCAACGCCCCGCGCACGCGCCGCAAACGGAACACGATCCGCGTGAGAAATCATGCGTTATCACACGCGGCGCCCCACCTGTCGCGACCGCCGGGGCGCCGCCGTCATCCGCGGGCGCGAACCGGTGATTCCCTTGCGGGCAGGCTTCAACACACTCGCCGCAGCCGATGCAGTTGCCCGCGTAGAACAACAACTGCGGCGCCGGGTCGATGGTCTCGGGATTGTGACACCATTCGCAACGCATCAGGCAGCCCTTCAAGAACACGGTCGTCCGAATTCCCGGCCCGTCGTGCAGGGAAAACCGCTGGATGTCGGTTACGATCCCGTGAATCATGGGAGTGGCGGGATATTGGGTTTTTCTGAATAAGGGAGGCACACAGGCGCGACACAAAGCGGCATCAGCCCTTCTTTCTCTTTATTCTTTATCTTTCCTCTTTCTCCCGTCCCGCAACAGTTGGCTGAGGAGAAAGAGGAAAGATAAAGAATAAAGAGAAAGAAGGGGATTCGGACAGGGCGGCATTACTTTGAGTCATGCCCCACGATGGGCATGTCACCGACCATCGCGGGCAGCCCCCCATGCGGCCAATGCAAACTTTTGGTTCACCCAGCAGACCACTTTCAGGCGCGGCGCCTCATGGTTTCCGCGCCTCCGCCACCGATTCGCCCGCGATGCAGGCGGGCATGAGCTGCACCGTCCTCTTGCTGGTCGCGCCGCTCTCCAGCATTTCGAGCACCATGGTCAGCAATGCCTTCGCGAAGTTGCGCGGGTCGATCTCGTAACGCGTCGGCACGGGCAACAGGTAGGACAGGTAGGTTTCTCCGTCGCGCGAGACCACCGAGATATCCTCGGGCACGCGCAATCCCAGCCGCGTGAGGCAGGTGGTCGCCGTGAGATAGTGAAACGGGTTCACCACGAGCAGCGCAGTCGGCGCGGGCTTGCGGGCCATGAGCCGCCTCACCGCGTTGGCAATGCCCGGCGCGGTGGCGTCATGGTTGCTGATGAGCATTTCCGCGTCCCCGTGCGGCGAGCGCCGCATGCCTTCGGCAAATCCCTCCTCGCTCTCCACGTCGCCGGCGAGCCGCGACTTTTGCACGAGCAGCGCGATGCGCCGGTGCCCGCGCCCGAGCAGCAAGCCCGCCGCGTGCCGGCACACCGCGCGGTGATCGAGGTCGCAATACGGCAGGCTCACGTCCTTGTAGATCGAGCCCGCCACGACGCACGGCACCTTGTTGTCCTGAAACCAGCGCTGCACCGGCTCGTCCGACAGCAGCAGCACCCAGCATTTGTGCTTCTGCCGGGTCACGAGCTGCTTCAGCGCGGACGACGGATCGCGCCGCGCGTATTTCAACCCGTGAAACAAATGCAGCCGGCAGCCGCGCTCCGCCAGCATGGCGCGCAGGTGGTTGATCCACACCACATGGATCGGCAGCATCCGGTCAAGCGAGCCCGGCAGCAGGAGCCCGATGTCGCTCGCCTCGAATGCCTTTTTTCCCCGTCGTGAGCGGGCCGTGATGAGGTTTCCCCGGCCATGCTCCGCCTTTATGATGCCCTCCTCCATGAGCTGCTTCAACGCCACCCGCAGCGTGTGCCGGCTGATCTGCAAGGTCGCGCAAAGCTCGCGCTCCGGCGGGAGGCATTCCGTCCAGGTGCCGCGCGCGATCTGCTCGCGCAGGAGATCGGTCGTCTGCCTGCCCAGCAACTGGCGCCGGGGCAGGTTCCATGGGATGTCGTTGTAGGGCATGTCAGGAATAATGCCCGTTTCCATGACGCAACTCTCCATAATAATCAAACGAACACCGTCCGGTCCTAGTCAAAAAAACGCCCGTCAAACCGTGTCTCCGCCACCGCGCCCGACACTGCGGTCAACCGGATGCGTCCCGCGCGCAACACGACATCCTTCACGCGGTCAAACCCGCGCGGAATCGCGCACACGCCCGCCGCCGAGCGCACCGCCAGCGGGCGGTCCCCGCGAAACTCCCGGCACGTCGCCACGCCGGCCCGGGAAAACACATTCGGCCGCGCCGCCTCATACAATCCTTCCGGCAGCGCCGTCACCTCCTCCAGGCCGAGACGGCGGCGATGACGCCCGTTCCATGGCGCGTAATGCCGCCCGCCGTTCGACATCCAGAACAAGGTGCACGTGAGCTCCGAGGGACGCTTCAACGAAAACCACAGCCACCCCTCGTCGGCAAACGTCACCGTCGTCCACGCGAGCGGCAGCGCGGGATCGCTCGCCAGCAGCACCAGATTCTCAAATCCCGCCTCTGTCGGATACGACGTGAGATCGGCCCAGGTGCCGTCGCTCCGCGGCACGCGCCGCAGCGAGCGAAACACCGCATCGGGTCTGAGCGACGTGTAGCCGCCCGCGGCCGGATGCTCGAATCCCGCGTCGTGCGTCCGCCCGAAAAGCACGCGGCTCATCCCGATCGCCCCCGAGCGCTCGCGCTCCGGAAACACCAGCGTCGCATGATGCCCGAAACTCATCCGCCCCGTCATCCCGCTGATGACATGGCGCTGGTAAACCACCGTGTGCCCGTCGCGCAGGGTCACCTCCTTGCGCACCTTGCCGGGACGCGTGCCGGTGTCCGCCTCCAATACCAGCGTCGCCGCGCCGTCCGCGGCCCCCGTCGCGACATGGTTCCAGTTTCCCTGAAAAATGTTCCCGTGCGACGGATGCCGCTCGCCGCGCCACGGGCGTTTGTTCGCGCCGAACGGCAGGCAAAACGCGTCGCCGCGCAACGCCGCCAGCGAGCCCTGCGCGCCGCTGTGCTTCGCGCCCGCCCAATGGGGAATCGCATACGGGCTCACCACGCGCCGCCCGCTACGGAATTCGACCGGCGCCATGAACCCGCCGAGCCGCGTCACCCACAGGCGTGCCGCATCCGCCTCCAAACGCCAGCCCGGCTGGCCGAGCACGGTTTCAAGTTTTGTTTTCATGCTGATAAAAAATCGCGCGCGCCTCCCGCCATAATGTATTCAATCGTTCAATACCGAAGGAAACCTCAGTCTCTCCGCAGGCCGCCGCATGCACCACCGGCGCGGCGTTGTCCTGGAAATGCAGGTATCCGGGAAACCTCGGGCGCAGCCAGGCGCGGTCGAGCGCGGGCAGCGTGGCCGCGAAAAAATCATCCGTCGCCGCATTGATCGCCCCGTCGCGCCACGCCTGCCGGTGCGCGGGCTGCCCGCCCGCCTGCCAATACAGGCCGCCCTGCGTTTCTCCGCTGGAAACAAACCCGGCAAAGCGCGCCGCCCAGTCCGCATGCGCGCTGCGCGCCGAGACCGCCAAACCCGTGCCGCCGAGGGTGGTCACGAGCGGGCGCGCCGGGCCGCCCCCGTCCGCCTTCCATGCCGGCGGCAGCCCGGCGCGCAACCGCCTCGCCGCATATCCCGGGCGGCTGTAGTTGGAATACCCGAACGCAAACGGACAATACGCCGCCGTCGCCTCAACCGCCGCCAGCGCCTCGTGCACCGCGATGGGATTCATCGTCCGGCAGGCTTCCGGCACCGCCGCATACAGGCGCGCCAGTTCCTCGAGCGCCGCGCGCATCACCGCCGCCGGGGCGACTTCCCCGTCGCCGCACGCGCACGGCTCCGTGCCGAGCGCATGGCAAAGCATATAAAAATGATGAATCGCATCGGTCGGCACGCCGGGAATCAAGACGAGCCCTTTCGCCGCGAGCGCCATCATCCCCTCCCAATCGCGCGGCGGCTCCGCGCTCGCACGCGCCAGCAAGTCCGGACGCCACACCGCGACCGGGCACGCCGCGTCAACCGGCGCGGCCCACACGCGGTCTTCCCACGCATAACTCCCGCCCGATTTTCCGACCGACTCGTCCTGCCACTCCGCCCGGATCCCGGAGGGCACACGCTCGTCCAGCGGCAGAAAGAGTTTCGAGCGCGCGGCCGCGCCGATAAAAGGATGATCGATCACCAGCAGGTCGAAACGATCGACCAGCCATTCCACCGGCATCTCGCCAAACTCCAGCAGCGAGCGCCGCGTCCAGGAAATCTCCACGCCCGGATGCAACTCGGCGAACCGCTGCGCGCACGCGACCAGCGGCGTGTATCCGCGCGTGTGGTTCCATGTGATGCCCGAAAGCCTGGTCATCGCGCGCCGCCCTTCCCCGTTTTTCGCCCCGCGCTTCTCGCCATGAATTCCTCGATTTTCGCCCGTCCCTCCGGCGAGGCGAAAAAGCGCCCGAGCGCCTCGTTCTCCGCCGCCATCGCGGCCGGATGCACCGCCGGCACGGATGCGCGCGCGATGCGTTTCAACGCCTGCAACGGCGCGGGCTCGCGCGCCGCCAGCGCCGCCGCGTAGTCCGCCACCCGCGCGGAAAATTCCTCCGCCGCGTAAACATGGCTGACCACGCCCCAGCCGTGCAGCTCCTCCGCCGTCAGCACGCGGCCGGTCATCGCCGCGTCGAGCGCGCGCCCGAGCCCGGCGCGCTGGGCGAGCCGCTGCGTGCCGCCGCCGCCGGGAATGAGCGCGAGGTTGATCTCCGGCAGGCCGCACTTCGCGCCCGCGACGGCGAGGATCAGGTCGGAGGCCAGCGCGATCTCGAACCCGCCGCCGAAGCAATGCCCGTTGATCGCGGCGACGACCGGCTTCGCATTGCCCTCGATCACCGCGTAGAGCTGGCGCCCGAGCGCCTGAAACGCGTCAAACTCCCCGCGTGTCTGCCCCGCGTATTCCTTCAAGTCGGCCCCGGCCATGAACGCGCGGCCCGCGCCGGTCAGCACAACCACGCGCGTCGCGGGATCGGCGTTGGCCGCCGCGAGCGCCGAGATCAGCGCGGACATCAGCGCGCGATTCATCGCGTTGAGCTGGTCCGGCCGGTTGAACGTGATCGTGCGCACGCCGTCCGGCGAGCGTTGGTCGAGAAGCAGCGGATGGATTTCGTCTGGATTCATGTCGAAAGCGCGGACAAGTCGATGCGGGTCAGATGCCAGCCGCCAAGGTTCGCCGCGAACAGTTCGCCTGCGCCGCGAAAGGCGATGTTGGTGGGATGGTGCAACACGTCCTGCGCCGCATCCTCGATCACCAGCTCCAGCCCGGCCGCGTCGCTCCATCTATATATGCGCGACGGGTGCCAGATGGCTATATACAACCGGCCCGCGTCATCGAACGCGAGGCCGTCGGGCTCGTCCCCGGAAAATGATATGAACGGCTCCTTCCTTCCCGCCGAGCCGTCGGGCAGGATCGGCACGCGCGACACGCCGGGCCGCCGGCTTTCCACCAGAAAAATCTCCGTCCCGCCGGGCGAGAGCGCGAGCCCGTTGGCGCCGCGGCACGCCTCGCGCATCCATAATTCCGCGCGCCCGTCCTCCAGGTCGAAACGCCAGATGCCCGGTCCGTCCGCGCGCGTGTCGGATACATATAAAAAACGTTCGTCGCGCGACAGCAGCGGGAAGTTCGGCAAACGCAATCGCTCGTCCCCGTCGCGGCCTTTCAACTCGCCGGACGGCCGCCCGTCGCCGTCAAAAATCATCACGCTCTCCCGCGCCCAATCGCAAAGAAACAAGCGCCCATCGCGCGCCTGACACAGCCCCAGCGCGTAACCGCCCGTGCCCGCGCGCTGTTCGCAACTGCGCCCGTCCGCGCCAATGCGATAAAGCTCGCCGTGCTCGCCGCCGCACCACAACGCGCCGTCGCGCGCATCGACCGCCACGCCCTCGGGATGATTCAGCCGCACCCGCGCCAGCCGTCCGTCATAAAAACGGGCGGCGGCGGAAACCGGAAGCAGCGGAGCGGCGGGGCGGGGGTTCATGTTATTTTTCCGGCGGCGTTGCGATGCTCACGACTCCGCCCGCGATCAGCCCGTCAATCTCGGCCTCGTCATAACCAAACCCGGCCAGCAACTCGCGCCCGTGCTCGCCGAGCAGCGGCGGCGGGCGGCGGATCGAGCCCGGCGTCGCGCTCAGGCGCACGGGCACGTTGGTCATTTTTAT
This genomic stretch from Termitidicoccus mucosus harbors:
- a CDS encoding extracellular solute-binding protein, giving the protein MTRLSGITWNHTRGYTPLVACAQRFAELHPGVEISWTRRSLLEFGEMPVEWLVDRFDLLVIDHPFIGAAARSKLFLPLDERVPSGIRAEWQDESVGKSGGSYAWEDRVWAAPVDAACPVAVWRPDLLARASAEPPRDWEGMMALAAKGLVLIPGVPTDAIHHFYMLCHALGTEPCACGDGEVAPAAVMRAALEELARLYAAVPEACRTMNPIAVHEALAAVEATAAYCPFAFGYSNYSRPGYAARRLRAGLPPAWKADGGGPARPLVTTLGGTGLAVSARSAHADWAARFAGFVSSGETQGGLYWQAGGQPAHRQAWRDGAINAATDDFFAATLPALDRAWLRPRFPGYLHFQDNAAPVVHAAACGETEVSFGIERLNTLWREARAIFYQHENKT
- a CDS encoding glycyl-radical enzyme activating protein; this encodes MIHGIVTDIQRFSLHDGPGIRTTVFLKGCLMRCEWCHNPETIDPAPQLLFYAGNCIGCGECVEACPQGNHRFAPADDGGAPAVATGGAPRVITHDFSRGSCSVCGACAGRCPASSLQVAGRRMEVADVMAELLEDRAFYREEGGVTLSGGEPMMQPEFARGILHACKREGIRTAIETTLCYPWSRIEPLLGELDLIMFDLKLADAEKHRRHTGVSNRLLWENLGRLNRCGKPLIARTPLVAGINDSEDEIVPIARALGRLDNLLYYEFLPYHPLGAGKYEALGRTAPVFQPPSGQTLRRLVHAARAQANNIKIYINGKPENYEIQHTTGSLA
- a CDS encoding SMP-30/gluconolactonase/LRE family protein, whose translation is MNPRPAAPLLPVSAAARFYDGRLARVRLNHPEGVAVDARDGALWCGGEHGELYRIGADGRSCEQRAGTGGYALGLCQARDGRLFLCDWARESVMIFDGDGRPSGELKGRDGDERLRLPNFPLLSRDERFLYVSDTRADGPGIWRFDLEDGRAELWMREACRGANGLALSPGGTEIFLVESRRPGVSRVPILPDGSAGRKEPFISFSGDEPDGLAFDDAGRLYIAIWHPSRIYRWSDAAGLELVIEDAAQDVLHHPTNIAFRGAGELFAANLGGWHLTRIDLSALST
- a CDS encoding GntR family transcriptional regulator; translated protein: MPYNDIPWNLPRRQLLGRQTTDLLREQIARGTWTECLPPERELCATLQISRHTLRVALKQLMEEGIIKAEHGRGNLITARSRRGKKAFEASDIGLLLPGSLDRMLPIHVVWINHLRAMLAERGCRLHLFHGLKYARRDPSSALKQLVTRQKHKCWVLLLSDEPVQRWFQDNKVPCVVAGSIYKDVSLPYCDLDHRAVCRHAAGLLLGRGHRRIALLVQKSRLAGDVESEEGFAEGMRRSPHGDAEMLISNHDATAPGIANAVRRLMARKPAPTALLVVNPFHYLTATTCLTRLGLRVPEDISVVSRDGETYLSYLLPVPTRYEIDPRNFAKALLTMVLEMLESGATSKRTVQLMPACIAGESVAEARKP
- a CDS encoding enoyl-CoA hydratase/isomerase family protein, which translates into the protein MNPDEIHPLLLDQRSPDGVRTITFNRPDQLNAMNRALMSALISALAAANADPATRVVVLTGAGRAFMAGADLKEYAGQTRGEFDAFQALGRQLYAVIEGNAKPVVAAINGHCFGGGFEIALASDLILAVAGAKCGLPEINLALIPGGGGTQRLAQRAGLGRALDAAMTGRVLTAEELHGWGVVSHVYAAEEFSARVADYAAALAAREPAPLQALKRIARASVPAVHPAAMAAENEALGRFFASPEGRAKIEEFMARSAGRKTGKGGAR